In one Desulfoferula mesophila genomic region, the following are encoded:
- the dnaG gene encoding DNA primase — translation MDGGGRIPEHKIDEVRNAVNIAEVIGRRVKLTAAGRTLKGLCPFHGDTDPSFIVNRERGTWHCFGCGEGGNVFTFLMKDEGLSFPEAVKQLAAQYGVSLPTPERTPEQKRQDQHRQRLLRVMELAGNFFIQQLAAPGGEPARRYLTDQRGLRPQVIRDFGLGWAPDAWEGLRRFLGSQGVPEALGIEAGVLVARDKGDGCYDRFRGRVMFPIADLSGRVVSFGGRVMGGGEPKYLNGPETLLFKKSATLYNLERARPFMRKKDRALVVEGYFDVITLAAMGFGETVAPMGTALTPQQVRRLKGQASRLVLVFDGDQAGVRAARRSLPLCLAEGVQPQVLLLPTGEDPDSFARAQGPEGMEAAIAAAGSLIEAVLDQIIAEGDLSTPEGKSAIVAEAGGVIKAIGDPVSSWGHLSRLAARLNLPAEVAAARLGMPMPGGRRPSAPPAPVRAPRQANGAGRQWQEAVLQLALCEGRAACVLAREGALAALEDPDLRAVAQAVEHIVDAGGEPDPASVISRLDDPDLPRLVSRLTQDGLSLSPDQAAAQAEALCVKIRSWQLRQRRRELTSQIAEAQSRGDHELVGKLQDQRQREIDTVSSLETSRKD, via the coding sequence TTGGACGGCGGCGGACGCATACCCGAGCACAAGATAGACGAGGTGCGCAACGCGGTCAACATCGCCGAGGTGATCGGCCGCCGGGTGAAGCTCACCGCCGCCGGACGCACCCTCAAGGGCCTGTGCCCCTTTCACGGCGACACCGATCCCAGCTTCATCGTCAACCGCGAGCGGGGCACCTGGCACTGCTTCGGCTGCGGCGAGGGGGGCAACGTATTCACCTTCCTCATGAAAGACGAGGGCCTCAGCTTTCCGGAGGCGGTGAAGCAGTTGGCCGCCCAATACGGGGTTAGCCTGCCCACCCCGGAGCGCACCCCCGAGCAGAAGCGCCAGGACCAACATAGGCAGCGCCTATTGCGCGTTATGGAGTTAGCCGGTAACTTTTTTATTCAGCAGTTGGCGGCCCCGGGCGGAGAACCGGCCCGGCGCTACCTGACCGACCAACGGGGCCTCAGGCCCCAGGTGATCCGGGACTTCGGATTGGGTTGGGCCCCTGACGCTTGGGAAGGCCTGAGACGCTTCCTGGGCTCCCAAGGGGTTCCCGAAGCCCTGGGAATAGAGGCCGGGGTGCTGGTGGCCCGGGACAAGGGCGACGGCTGCTACGACCGCTTTCGGGGAAGGGTGATGTTTCCCATCGCCGACCTCTCCGGCCGGGTGGTCAGCTTCGGGGGCCGGGTAATGGGCGGGGGCGAGCCCAAATACCTTAACGGCCCCGAAACCTTGCTTTTCAAAAAGTCGGCCACGCTTTACAACCTGGAACGGGCCCGTCCCTTCATGCGTAAGAAGGACCGGGCCCTGGTGGTGGAGGGCTACTTCGACGTGATCACCCTGGCGGCTATGGGTTTTGGCGAAACGGTGGCTCCCATGGGCACCGCGCTGACCCCGCAACAGGTGCGCCGCCTCAAGGGCCAGGCCTCGCGCCTGGTCTTGGTGTTCGACGGCGACCAGGCCGGGGTGCGCGCCGCCCGCCGCTCCCTGCCCCTGTGCCTGGCCGAGGGGGTGCAGCCCCAGGTGCTCTTGCTGCCCACCGGCGAAGACCCCGACAGCTTTGCCCGGGCCCAGGGCCCCGAGGGTATGGAAGCGGCCATCGCCGCCGCGGGTTCGCTCATCGAGGCGGTGCTGGACCAGATAATCGCCGAGGGCGACCTGTCCACCCCCGAGGGCAAGAGCGCCATCGTGGCCGAGGCCGGGGGGGTGATCAAGGCAATCGGCGACCCGGTCAGCTCCTGGGGCCATCTGAGCCGCCTGGCCGCCCGCCTGAACCTTCCCGCCGAAGTGGCCGCCGCCCGCCTGGGGATGCCCATGCCCGGCGGCCGCCGCCCCAGCGCCCCGCCCGCCCCGGTGCGGGCCCCCCGCCAAGCCAACGGCGCGGGCCGCCAGTGGCAGGAGGCGGTGTTGCAGCTGGCCCTGTGCGAAGGCCGGGCCGCCTGCGTGCTGGCCCGGGAGGGCGCCCTGGCCGCCCTGGAAGACCCGGACCTCCGGGCCGTGGCCCAGGCGGTGGAGCATATCGTGGACGCGGGGGGCGAACCCGATCCCGCATCGGTGATCAGCCGCCTGGACGATCCCGATCTGCCCCGCCTGGTCAGCCGCCTGACCCAAGACGGCCTTAGCCTAAGTCCGGACCAGGCCGCGGCCCAGGCCGAGGCCTTGTGCGTCAAGATCCGTAGCTGGCAGCTTCGTCAACGCCGCCGCGAACTCACCAGCCAGATCGCCGAGGCCCAGAGCCGGGGCGACCACGAGCTGGTGGGCAAGCTGCAAGACCAGCGTCAGCGGGAAATAGATACCGTCTCCTCCCTTGAAACCAGCCGAAAGGACTAA
- a CDS encoding endonuclease MutS2, with amino-acid sequence MPEIRPSSAEPAPERTHLCADAQTLAALELGPLLERVASLAISPLGAERARALRPCSDLAVVGRRQRRLSQLRQLMQEQGRPTLDGMDDMRPLLDRLGPVGAFLVPEELEVMADFLSAAARAYSFLAPSEGRMDELFRLANQITALPELAKELRRVIGPGHSVSSQASPELARVRRESNRARERLRGELMGLVHDESLAPAFSDQVVTQRGGRFVVPVKADAKGRVTGIIHDTSGSGATCFVEPLSAVEGNNQLALLSRREREEEIKVLVEVAQRLAEQSQALRENIAALAKLDCLLAQARLAERLQCAEPVLTSAGEVDLIKARHPLLAWRAAGQKGQCVPINLRISPEQRLLVISGANAGGKTATLKTLGLITLMVMCGLPAPLERGSRVAVFDTVAAEIGDEQDLEGDLSTFTAHAGRLAQMVSQAGPSALFLIDEIGGGTDPSEGSALATAVLDWLGSKGAMVLATTHFHRLKAYATLHEGAENVSVSFDRATGQATYQLHYGAPGFSDALAVAARLGFPSRILQAAETELDQAERQTVALLREAEDARQQARQERSAAAADRLAAKGEREKARQLKRQAAQERAGALAEGKRRVREVAKRFEGELSRLLGQTAERQKEPGRVREGAVRQELYEARRQALAQVEATAAEPQAEAAPEAGAGAAGLKEGDAVELVKLGQTGTLLEAPSPGRDTVPVSVGVAGVRVMVPLAELNPLPAGAHTQPKGKAAGRGKGISVQAGSGEGLDLNLIGKRVDEALPLVDKALDQALLAGRGELRVVHGMGTGRLRAAIREYLAEHPAVASFRAGERGEGGAGVTVAQVRQ; translated from the coding sequence ATGCCTGAGATTCGCCCAAGTTCCGCGGAGCCCGCCCCGGAGCGGACCCACCTCTGCGCCGACGCCCAGACCCTGGCGGCGTTGGAACTGGGTCCCCTTTTGGAGCGGGTGGCCTCCCTGGCCATCAGCCCCCTGGGGGCCGAGCGGGCCCGGGCGCTGCGGCCCTGTTCCGACCTGGCCGTGGTGGGCCGCCGCCAGCGCCGGCTGAGCCAGCTGCGCCAACTGATGCAGGAGCAGGGCCGCCCCACCCTGGACGGCATGGACGACATGCGGCCCCTGTTGGACCGTTTGGGTCCGGTGGGGGCCTTTTTGGTGCCCGAGGAGCTGGAGGTCATGGCCGACTTCCTCTCCGCCGCGGCGCGGGCCTACTCCTTCCTGGCCCCCTCCGAGGGGCGCATGGACGAGCTGTTCCGCCTGGCCAACCAGATCACCGCCCTGCCCGAGCTGGCCAAGGAGCTGCGGCGGGTGATCGGTCCGGGCCATTCAGTCAGCTCCCAGGCCTCGCCCGAACTGGCCCGGGTGCGCCGGGAGTCCAACCGGGCCCGCGAGCGCCTGCGCGGCGAGTTGATGGGCCTGGTGCACGACGAGTCCCTGGCCCCGGCCTTTTCCGACCAGGTGGTCACCCAGCGGGGCGGCCGCTTCGTGGTGCCGGTCAAGGCCGACGCCAAGGGCCGGGTTACCGGCATCATCCACGACACCTCGGGCTCCGGGGCCACCTGCTTCGTGGAGCCCTTGAGCGCGGTGGAGGGCAACAACCAGTTGGCCCTGCTCAGCCGCCGGGAGCGCGAGGAAGAGATCAAGGTGCTGGTCGAGGTGGCCCAGCGCCTGGCCGAGCAGTCCCAGGCCCTCCGGGAAAACATCGCCGCCCTGGCCAAGCTGGACTGCCTGTTGGCCCAGGCCCGCCTGGCCGAGCGCCTGCAGTGCGCCGAGCCGGTGCTCACCTCCGCCGGGGAAGTGGACCTGATCAAGGCCCGCCACCCCCTGCTGGCCTGGCGGGCGGCGGGGCAAAAGGGCCAGTGCGTGCCCATCAATCTGCGGATTTCCCCGGAGCAGCGCCTGCTGGTGATCAGCGGGGCCAACGCCGGGGGCAAGACCGCCACCTTGAAGACCCTGGGCCTCATCACCCTCATGGTCATGTGCGGCCTGCCCGCCCCCCTGGAGCGGGGCAGCCGGGTGGCGGTGTTTGACACCGTGGCCGCCGAGATCGGCGACGAGCAGGACCTGGAAGGCGACCTGAGCACCTTCACCGCCCACGCCGGGCGCCTGGCCCAGATGGTGAGCCAGGCCGGGCCCTCGGCCCTGTTCCTCATCGACGAGATCGGCGGGGGCACCGACCCCAGCGAGGGCTCGGCCCTGGCCACGGCGGTCTTGGACTGGCTGGGCAGCAAAGGGGCCATGGTCCTGGCCACCACCCACTTCCACCGCCTCAAGGCCTACGCCACCCTGCACGAGGGCGCCGAGAACGTGTCGGTTTCCTTTGACCGGGCCACCGGCCAGGCCACCTATCAGCTCCACTACGGCGCGCCGGGCTTCAGCGACGCTCTGGCCGTGGCCGCCCGCCTGGGCTTCCCGTCCCGGATACTTCAGGCGGCCGAGACGGAACTGGACCAGGCCGAGCGCCAGACCGTGGCTTTGTTGCGCGAGGCCGAAGATGCCCGGCAACAGGCCCGCCAGGAGCGCTCCGCCGCCGCCGCCGACCGCCTGGCGGCCAAGGGGGAGCGGGAAAAGGCCCGCCAACTGAAGCGCCAGGCGGCCCAGGAGCGGGCCGGGGCTCTGGCCGAGGGCAAGCGCCGGGTGCGCGAGGTGGCCAAGCGTTTCGAGGGCGAGCTGTCCCGGCTGCTGGGCCAGACCGCCGAGAGGCAGAAGGAGCCGGGGCGGGTGAGGGAAGGCGCGGTGCGCCAGGAGCTCTACGAGGCCCGGCGCCAGGCCCTGGCCCAGGTGGAGGCCACCGCCGCCGAACCCCAGGCCGAGGCGGCCCCCGAGGCGGGCGCCGGCGCGGCCGGGCTCAAGGAAGGCGACGCGGTGGAGCTGGTAAAGTTGGGCCAGACCGGCACGCTTTTGGAGGCCCCCAGTCCGGGGCGCGACACCGTGCCGGTGTCGGTGGGGGTGGCCGGGGTGCGGGTCATGGTGCCCCTGGCCGAGCTCAACCCCCTGCCCGCCGGGGCCCACACCCAACCCAAGGGCAAGGCCGCGGGCCGGGGCAAGGGCATCTCGGTGCAGGCCGGGTCGGGCGAGGGCCTGGATCTGAACCTCATCGGCAAACGGGTGGACGAGGCCCTGCCCCTGGTGGACAAGGCCTTGGACCAGGCGCTTTTGGCCGGGCGGGGCGAGCTCCGGGTGGTGCACGGCATGGGCACCGGCCGCCTGAGGGCGGCGATACGCGAATATTTGGCCGAACATCCCGCGGTGGCCTCTTTCCGGGCCGGGGAGCGCGGCGAGGGCGGGGCAGGGGTGACCGTGGCCCAGGTGAGGCAATAG